A genomic stretch from Amycolatopsis sp. 195334CR includes:
- a CDS encoding acyl-CoA thioesterase, producing the protein MTGYPHVRTVPLRWKDNDVYGHVNNVVHYSLMDTVINTWLIEEGGLDIERGEVIGLCVESHCNYRGSVSFPGSLEVGLRVAHLGRSSVRYEIGMFSAAGELIAEGHFVHVFVDRASRRPVEVGGTLRKSLEALAG; encoded by the coding sequence GTGACCGGGTACCCGCACGTGCGGACGGTTCCGCTGCGCTGGAAGGACAACGACGTCTACGGGCACGTGAACAACGTCGTGCACTACTCGCTGATGGACACGGTGATCAACACCTGGCTGATCGAAGAGGGCGGCCTCGACATCGAGCGCGGCGAGGTGATCGGGCTGTGCGTCGAGTCGCACTGCAACTACCGGGGTTCGGTGTCGTTCCCCGGTTCGCTGGAGGTGGGGCTGCGGGTCGCGCACCTGGGGCGGTCGAGCGTGCGGTACGAGATCGGGATGTTCTCGGCGGCCGGTGAACTGATCGCGGAAGGGCACTTCGTGCACGTGTTCGTGGACCGCGCGTCACGGCGTCCGGTGGAGGTGGGCGGGACCCTGCGCAAGTCGCTGGAGGCCTTGGCGGGATGA
- a CDS encoding N-formylglutamate amidohydrolase, whose product MTFTVVPGTAESPVILHVPHGSRALTSHARSRIRLDDAALSTELDLMTDAHTGLIASWAGAGSAWIFRNELSRLVVDPERFPDSREEMRTVGMGAVYLRTAHGAVLREDDPEHVEELLVRHYRPYAAAMTELVDARLAAAGRAVILDVHSYPSRALPYELHGSGKRPPVCLGVDSFHTPEWLCEAAAGVFGEVEVNTPFSGAYVPLKHYRRVPEVSALMIEIRRDTYMTEPGGAAGPGLDVAAAALVDLLRLCEDHRS is encoded by the coding sequence ATGACGTTCACGGTGGTGCCGGGGACCGCGGAATCGCCGGTTATCCTGCACGTGCCCCACGGTTCCCGAGCACTGACCTCGCACGCCCGGTCGCGCATCCGGCTGGACGATGCCGCTTTGTCGACCGAGCTGGACCTGATGACGGACGCGCACACGGGCCTCATCGCTTCGTGGGCCGGGGCTGGTTCGGCCTGGATCTTCCGGAACGAACTGTCACGTTTGGTCGTCGACCCCGAGCGTTTTCCGGATTCCCGCGAGGAAATGCGGACGGTGGGCATGGGGGCGGTCTACCTGCGCACGGCGCATGGCGCGGTCCTGCGTGAGGACGATCCCGAGCACGTCGAGGAGTTGCTGGTGCGGCACTACCGCCCGTATGCGGCGGCGATGACCGAACTGGTGGACGCCCGGCTGGCAGCGGCCGGGCGGGCGGTGATCTTGGACGTGCATTCGTATCCGAGCCGGGCGTTGCCCTACGAACTGCACGGTTCGGGGAAGCGGCCGCCGGTCTGCCTTGGCGTGGATTCCTTTCACACGCCCGAATGGCTGTGCGAGGCCGCGGCCGGGGTCTTCGGCGAGGTCGAGGTGAACACCCCGTTCAGCGGCGCCTACGTGCCGTTGAAGCACTACCGGCGCGTTCCGGAGGTGTCGGCGCTGATGATCGAGATCCGCCGGGACACATACATGACGGAACCGGGTGGTGCGGCCGGGCCGGGGCTGGACGTGGCGGCCGCGGCGCTCGTGGACCTGCTCCGCCTGTGCGAGGATCACCGTTCATGA
- a CDS encoding alpha/beta fold hydrolase, with translation MTAHLSTPVLDLAYEQTGDPAGPPVVLLHGFPYDVRAYDEVAAHLPGARVIVPHLRGFGATRFRDEGTLRSGQQGALAQDLLDLLDGLRLEKAVVAGYDWGGRAVCIAAALWPERIGGLVTVDGYNVQNLAYAGEPAPPEWERTYWYQYYFHSERGRRGLERNREELCELLWRTWSPEWKQAAEAFPASAPSLHNPDFVDVVIHSYRHRYGLADGDPRYQDIEDKLAAEPPISVPTIVLESGADGIGGPSATEDREHFTGAYTHRLLPGIGHNVPQEAPAAFAEAVAALI, from the coding sequence ATGACCGCTCACCTCTCGACCCCCGTGCTGGACCTCGCCTACGAACAGACCGGTGACCCGGCCGGGCCGCCGGTGGTGCTGCTCCACGGGTTCCCCTACGACGTGCGGGCCTACGACGAGGTGGCCGCCCACCTGCCCGGTGCCAGGGTGATCGTGCCCCACCTGCGCGGGTTCGGCGCCACGAGGTTCCGTGACGAGGGAACGCTCCGGTCCGGGCAGCAGGGGGCGCTGGCCCAGGACCTGCTGGACCTGCTCGACGGGCTCCGGCTGGAGAAGGCCGTCGTCGCCGGGTACGACTGGGGTGGGCGAGCGGTGTGCATCGCGGCGGCGCTGTGGCCCGAGCGCATCGGCGGGCTGGTCACCGTCGACGGGTACAACGTGCAGAACCTCGCCTACGCGGGCGAACCCGCGCCGCCCGAGTGGGAGCGCACCTACTGGTACCAGTACTACTTCCACTCGGAGCGGGGCCGTCGCGGGCTGGAGCGCAACCGCGAGGAACTGTGCGAGTTGCTCTGGCGCACCTGGTCGCCGGAGTGGAAGCAGGCCGCGGAGGCCTTCCCCGCCAGTGCGCCGAGCCTGCACAACCCGGACTTCGTCGACGTCGTCATCCACTCGTACCGCCACCGCTACGGCCTGGCCGACGGTGATCCGCGCTACCAGGACATCGAGGACAAGCTCGCCGCGGAGCCGCCGATCTCCGTACCGACCATCGTGCTCGAAAGCGGCGCGGACGGCATCGGCGGCCCCAGTGCCACCGAAGACCGCGAGCACTTCACCGGGGCGTACACCCACCGGCTCCTGCCGGGAATCGGGCACAACGTCCCCCAAGAAGCACCCGCGGCCTTCGCCGAGGCGGTGGCGGCACTGATCTAG
- a CDS encoding glucan 1,4-alpha-glucosidase, whose protein sequence is MKSPKRSRHRVSAALLSLAVLALPAPASAAPAEAPGAPGTGAAWTTGGKEGFGTSAGTASKVWFTLGQGINHEVYYPTVDVANVQDLQYVVSDGAGFTQLERDHTSKQVVLTDPRSLSYRQINTATNGRYRITKTHTTDPARATVLIQTRFEVLSGGPLQLYALYNPSLNNSGMGDTGATSGGQLVASDGPVSSALAASTGFTKLTSGYSGSASDGYLDLSGNHALDAQYDSASTAGNLVQLGQIPVSTDTTFTLALGFGGDRAAASANASASLAGGFAAADTAYRSGWDGYLDSLAAVPGSITGAGLTTQYNVALMTLKAHEDKTYLGANVASLTNPWGEAKNANGTGDCGYHAVWSRDLYQVSTAQIAAGDTAAANRSADYLFTVQQRPDGSFPQNTRLDGTNCWTSLQLDEVAFPIVLVWQLQRFDAAMWAKVKKSADFLVSRGPSTPQERWEENGGYSPSTIAAEIAGLICAADIAERNGDTASANTYRTTADQWQAQVTGWTFTTSGPLGDGRYFERVDGNGNPNDGQNIFLQNGGGNHDERAIVDAGFLELARLGVKPAADPDVAASLPEVDSTIKVTTPNGPMWYRYNHDGYGETASGGPYTGAGVGRLWPLLTGERGEYELANGRSASAHLATMAASANAGYLIPEQVWDRASTGGFTFGEGTGSATPLAWSMAQFVRLAHSIDAGAPVETPSVVKQRYANGCASVSAQFSVNATTTWGQNVFVVGDRPELGSWNPANAVPLSSANYPLWTGSVGLPKGTAFQYKYLRKEGSTITWESGGNRTATASGCTLALNDTWRP, encoded by the coding sequence ATGAAGTCACCGAAGCGGTCGCGCCACCGCGTTTCCGCCGCTCTGCTGTCCCTCGCCGTGCTCGCGCTGCCCGCGCCGGCCAGCGCCGCCCCCGCCGAAGCCCCGGGCGCACCGGGCACCGGTGCGGCCTGGACCACCGGCGGCAAGGAGGGTTTCGGCACCTCGGCCGGGACCGCCTCGAAGGTCTGGTTCACCCTCGGCCAGGGCATCAACCACGAGGTCTACTACCCGACCGTGGACGTGGCGAACGTCCAGGACCTCCAGTACGTGGTCTCCGACGGCGCCGGGTTCACCCAGCTGGAACGCGATCACACGAGCAAGCAGGTGGTGCTCACCGATCCGCGGTCCCTGAGCTACCGGCAGATCAACACCGCCACCAACGGCCGCTACCGGATCACCAAAACGCACACCACCGACCCGGCCAGGGCCACCGTGCTGATCCAGACCCGGTTCGAGGTGCTCAGCGGTGGCCCGCTCCAGCTGTACGCGCTGTACAACCCGTCGCTGAACAACAGCGGCATGGGCGACACCGGCGCGACTTCGGGCGGGCAGCTGGTCGCCTCCGACGGTCCGGTATCCAGCGCGCTCGCCGCCTCGACCGGGTTCACCAAGCTGACCAGCGGCTACAGCGGCAGCGCGAGCGACGGTTACCTGGACCTGAGCGGCAACCACGCGCTCGACGCGCAGTACGATTCGGCCTCGACGGCCGGGAACCTGGTGCAGCTGGGCCAAATCCCGGTGAGCACCGACACCACGTTCACGCTCGCGCTGGGCTTCGGCGGTGACCGCGCGGCCGCGTCGGCGAACGCGTCGGCGTCGCTCGCGGGTGGATTCGCCGCCGCCGACACGGCGTACCGGTCCGGTTGGGACGGTTACCTGGATTCGCTGGCCGCGGTGCCCGGTTCGATCACCGGCGCCGGGCTGACCACGCAGTACAACGTCGCGTTGATGACGCTCAAGGCGCACGAGGACAAAACCTACCTCGGGGCGAACGTCGCGTCGCTGACAAATCCCTGGGGTGAGGCCAAGAACGCGAACGGCACCGGGGACTGCGGTTACCACGCCGTCTGGTCCCGCGACCTCTACCAGGTTTCGACCGCGCAGATCGCGGCGGGCGACACCGCGGCGGCGAACCGTTCGGCCGACTACCTGTTCACCGTGCAGCAGCGCCCGGACGGCTCGTTCCCGCAGAACACGCGCCTCGACGGCACGAACTGCTGGACCAGCCTGCAGCTCGACGAGGTCGCGTTCCCGATCGTGCTGGTGTGGCAGTTGCAGCGGTTCGACGCGGCGATGTGGGCGAAGGTGAAGAAGTCGGCGGACTTCCTGGTCTCGCGCGGCCCGTCCACCCCGCAGGAGCGCTGGGAGGAGAACGGCGGGTACTCGCCGTCCACCATCGCCGCGGAGATCGCCGGGCTGATCTGCGCCGCCGACATCGCCGAGCGCAACGGGGACACGGCGAGCGCGAACACCTACCGCACCACCGCCGACCAGTGGCAGGCGCAGGTGACCGGCTGGACGTTCACCACCTCCGGCCCGCTCGGCGACGGCCGGTACTTCGAGCGCGTCGACGGCAACGGGAATCCCAACGACGGCCAGAACATCTTCCTGCAGAACGGCGGTGGCAACCACGACGAGCGCGCCATCGTCGACGCCGGTTTCCTGGAACTGGCGCGGCTGGGTGTGAAGCCCGCCGCCGACCCGGACGTGGCGGCGTCACTGCCCGAAGTGGACTCGACGATCAAGGTGACCACGCCGAACGGCCCGATGTGGTACCGCTACAACCACGACGGCTACGGGGAAACCGCGTCCGGCGGGCCGTACACCGGCGCCGGCGTCGGCCGGTTGTGGCCGCTGCTCACCGGTGAGCGCGGGGAGTACGAACTCGCCAACGGCCGGTCCGCCTCGGCCCACCTGGCCACCATGGCGGCCAGCGCGAACGCGGGGTACCTGATCCCGGAACAGGTCTGGGACCGGGCGAGCACCGGCGGCTTCACCTTCGGCGAGGGCACCGGCTCGGCGACGCCGCTGGCGTGGTCGATGGCGCAGTTCGTCAGGCTGGCGCACTCGATCGACGCGGGGGCGCCGGTGGAGACGCCGTCGGTGGTCAAACAGCGGTACGCCAACGGGTGCGCGAGCGTCTCGGCGCAGTTCTCGGTCAACGCGACGACCACGTGGGGGCAGAACGTCTTCGTCGTCGGGGACCGGCCGGAGCTGGGTTCGTGGAACCCGGCGAACGCGGTCCCGCTGTCCTCGGCGAACTATCCACTGTGGACGGGGAGCGTGGGCCTGCCGAAGGGCACCGCCTTCCAGTACAAGTACCTGCGCAAGGAAGGCAGCACGATCACCTGGGAATCAGGCGGTAACCGCACGGCCACCGCCTCCGGCTGCACACTCGCGCTGAACGACACCTGGCGGCCCTAG
- a CDS encoding ABC transporter substrate-binding protein produces MSTGTDRIAPPKPAWWKWLWVGGAVVLVVVVVVAVTVVVPALNQAARTCGEGVEQRGELSECTGVTDGRYVFSPELADVQGKILAENEDVASSGENYVTVAVFLPMTLAEVDILSPEWVRHQLQGAYLAQRRANDGEWGSATPKVRLLLANPGSKLAQWEPVVAELERRIEAERLVAVTGIGLSLDDARRAMNRLSELRVPIIGSHLAADELSQIPGFLRVSPTSSTYGQAAANHIRPTARTASLVQDRNPGDLYPKTLADGFTAKFADDEHQIVGQVEWFDSTLPGVENTFLQMMPNLCGNKPDVIYFAGREHHLTAFVAELANRRCLDQPITVMTGDLALVDAPDAAMRRGLEANVTVLAPGLAHPQAWATMPDQFDRVSVAGFREPGCADCFEALFPGERLDDGVAILAHDAVLTVAWAIRHSGANPARTVTARDLLQMRNRLHDEGAVPGASGRISFDDRGDPVNKAVPILRVRVDDTPEFVALSSPGG; encoded by the coding sequence ATGAGCACGGGAACCGACCGGATCGCCCCGCCGAAGCCCGCGTGGTGGAAGTGGCTGTGGGTGGGTGGCGCGGTGGTGCTGGTGGTCGTCGTGGTGGTCGCGGTGACCGTGGTGGTGCCCGCGCTCAACCAGGCCGCGCGCACCTGCGGGGAGGGCGTGGAGCAGCGCGGCGAGCTGTCGGAATGCACCGGGGTCACCGACGGGCGGTACGTGTTCTCCCCGGAGTTGGCCGACGTCCAGGGCAAGATCCTCGCCGAGAACGAGGACGTGGCCAGCTCCGGCGAGAACTACGTGACCGTCGCGGTGTTCCTGCCGATGACACTGGCCGAAGTGGACATCCTGTCCCCGGAATGGGTGCGCCACCAGTTGCAGGGCGCGTACCTGGCGCAGCGGCGGGCGAACGACGGGGAGTGGGGCAGCGCCACGCCGAAGGTCCGGCTGCTGCTGGCGAACCCGGGCAGCAAGCTGGCCCAGTGGGAGCCGGTGGTCGCCGAGCTGGAGCGGCGGATCGAGGCGGAGCGCCTGGTCGCGGTCACCGGCATCGGGTTGAGCCTGGACGACGCGCGGCGCGCGATGAACCGGCTGTCCGAGCTGCGCGTCCCGATCATCGGCTCGCACCTGGCCGCCGACGAACTCTCGCAGATCCCCGGTTTCCTGCGGGTTTCCCCGACCAGTTCCACCTACGGGCAGGCGGCGGCGAACCACATCCGGCCGACCGCGCGCACGGCCTCGCTGGTGCAGGACCGCAACCCCGGCGACCTGTACCCGAAGACGCTGGCCGACGGGTTCACCGCGAAGTTCGCCGACGACGAGCACCAGATCGTCGGGCAGGTCGAGTGGTTCGACTCGACCCTGCCCGGGGTGGAGAACACCTTCCTGCAGATGATGCCGAACCTGTGCGGCAACAAACCGGACGTCATCTACTTCGCCGGCCGGGAGCACCACCTGACCGCGTTCGTCGCCGAACTGGCCAACCGCCGGTGCCTCGACCAGCCGATCACCGTGATGACCGGCGACCTCGCGCTGGTCGACGCCCCCGACGCGGCGATGCGGCGCGGGCTGGAGGCGAACGTGACCGTGCTCGCGCCCGGGCTGGCGCATCCGCAGGCGTGGGCCACGATGCCGGACCAGTTCGACCGGGTCTCGGTGGCGGGCTTCCGTGAGCCGGGCTGTGCGGACTGCTTCGAGGCCCTGTTCCCCGGCGAACGGCTCGATGACGGAGTCGCGATCCTGGCGCACGACGCGGTGCTCACGGTGGCGTGGGCGATCCGGCACTCGGGCGCGAACCCGGCGCGGACGGTGACCGCGCGCGACCTGCTCCAGATGCGCAACCGCCTGCACGACGAGGGGGCGGTCCCGGGCGCCAGCGGCCGCATCTCCTTCGACGACCGCGGGGACCCGGTGAACAAGGCGGTCCCGATCCTGCGCGTCCGGGTGGACGACACCCCGGAGTTCGTCGCCCTCTCCTCCCCAGGCGGCTGA
- a CDS encoding sensor histidine kinase — MPSDRDTSVEAESLAVVGRFAGMARGAGLLVISAFGVLATPAEALPLAFGLLALAVVAALAEFYTGHTGRGRPLTFTLTLVRAAAICAAQIQTAPVPGELNQWALNVLTITVITLQWEWPPRLTVPAVACLLVVQLAPLAPEDAVSTVVRVLIEGVLARLAFLLLLRTTRRIDRLRDRRARLQREESLALERKRQEREYLAVLHDTASATFLMVAQRGETADPAKVAEYASRDLSILTGASGRDSMVELEASLRGVLEQSPVLVDARWTPVPLLPASAALALVRAVREALVNVERHAGVNEAVLTVEAGVRVSIRDTGRGFDPDAVPAHRRGIRGSLVERMAAVGGRATVTSAPGAGTTVELVWPDG; from the coding sequence GTGCCGTCCGATCGTGACACCTCCGTCGAAGCGGAGTCGCTCGCGGTGGTCGGCCGGTTCGCGGGCATGGCCAGGGGTGCCGGCCTGCTGGTGATCAGCGCGTTCGGCGTGCTCGCCACCCCGGCGGAGGCGTTGCCGCTGGCCTTCGGCCTGCTCGCGCTCGCCGTGGTCGCCGCGCTCGCCGAGTTCTACACCGGGCACACCGGCCGCGGCAGGCCGCTCACCTTCACGCTCACGCTGGTCCGGGCCGCGGCGATCTGCGCGGCGCAGATCCAGACCGCGCCCGTCCCCGGCGAGCTCAACCAGTGGGCCCTCAACGTGCTCACCATCACCGTGATCACCCTGCAGTGGGAGTGGCCGCCGCGGCTGACCGTGCCCGCGGTGGCCTGCCTGCTGGTGGTCCAGCTCGCCCCGCTCGCGCCCGAGGACGCCGTGAGCACGGTCGTCCGCGTGCTCATCGAGGGCGTGCTCGCCCGCCTCGCCTTCCTTCTCCTCCTGCGGACGACCCGCCGCATCGACCGGCTCCGCGACCGCCGCGCCCGCCTCCAGCGCGAGGAATCGCTGGCACTGGAACGCAAGCGCCAGGAACGCGAGTACCTGGCCGTGCTGCACGACACCGCGTCGGCCACCTTCCTGATGGTGGCGCAGCGCGGCGAGACCGCGGACCCGGCGAAGGTGGCCGAGTACGCCAGCCGCGATCTGTCCATTCTCACCGGCGCCTCCGGCCGCGACAGCATGGTCGAGCTGGAGGCCTCGCTGCGCGGGGTGCTGGAGCAGAGTCCCGTCCTGGTCGACGCGCGGTGGACGCCGGTGCCGTTGCTGCCCGCGTCGGCCGCGCTGGCGCTGGTCCGCGCGGTCCGCGAGGCCCTGGTCAACGTCGAACGCCACGCCGGGGTGAACGAGGCGGTGCTCACCGTGGAAGCCGGGGTCCGGGTGTCCATTCGCGACACCGGGCGCGGGTTCGACCCGGATGCCGTTCCGGCGCACCGGCGCGGCATCCGGGGGTCGCTCGTCGAGCGGATGGCCGCGGTGGGTGGCCGCGCGACGGTGACCTCCGCGCCCGGCGCGGGCACCACGGTGGAACTGGTGTGGCCCGATGGCTGA
- a CDS encoding histidine kinase, protein MADETDRVLGIVRFALLVVVAAIQPALSLSRVSGGADSAAFLALAAVVVVAAAWVLRGQAVPLPVALPLAVVTLAASAVSTWMVPPDELFGEEHWSFGLVGWHLLVLLLDRPALAAAALGAHVVLSLSRLVTTAPTERGEVGEVAIAVLSVISFQLAALALARLVHRRARQAGEAAAERDRQAHRKALAEQEEADQRIRFAGQLGATLPLLAAMADRTLDPRTPETRQRCVLAATQLRRLFAENDDVPDPLVHEVSACVDLAERRGLTVALAVSGEPVEVPTEIRRELTAPLVTALVGARSQARVSVLRAVGEVRVAVLTDGEPGETPAGSPRVGVECHTLGERLWMEAKWRAEPS, encoded by the coding sequence ATGGCTGACGAAACCGACCGCGTGCTCGGCATCGTCCGGTTCGCGCTGCTCGTGGTGGTCGCGGCGATCCAGCCCGCGCTGAGCCTGAGCCGGGTGAGCGGCGGCGCGGACTCGGCCGCGTTCCTCGCGCTGGCGGCGGTCGTCGTGGTGGCCGCGGCCTGGGTGCTGCGCGGGCAGGCGGTCCCGTTGCCGGTGGCGCTGCCGCTCGCGGTGGTGACGCTGGCCGCGTCGGCCGTGTCGACCTGGATGGTGCCGCCCGACGAGCTGTTCGGCGAGGAGCACTGGTCCTTCGGCCTGGTCGGCTGGCACCTGCTGGTGCTGCTGCTGGACCGGCCCGCGCTGGCGGCGGCCGCGCTCGGCGCGCACGTGGTGCTCAGCCTGTCGCGGCTGGTCACCACCGCGCCCACCGAACGCGGCGAGGTCGGCGAGGTGGCCATCGCGGTGCTCAGCGTGATCAGCTTCCAGCTGGCCGCGCTGGCGCTGGCGCGGCTGGTGCACCGGCGCGCGCGGCAGGCGGGTGAGGCCGCGGCCGAACGCGACCGGCAGGCCCACCGCAAGGCGCTCGCCGAGCAGGAGGAGGCCGACCAGCGGATCCGATTCGCCGGGCAGCTCGGCGCCACGCTGCCGCTGCTGGCCGCGATGGCCGATCGCACGCTGGACCCGCGCACGCCCGAGACCCGGCAGCGGTGCGTGCTGGCGGCCACCCAGCTGCGGCGGTTGTTCGCCGAGAACGACGACGTGCCCGACCCGCTGGTGCACGAGGTCTCCGCCTGCGTGGACCTCGCTGAGCGCCGCGGGCTGACCGTCGCGCTGGCGGTCAGCGGCGAGCCGGTCGAGGTGCCGACCGAGATCCGCCGCGAGCTGACCGCGCCGCTGGTGACCGCCCTGGTCGGGGCCCGGTCGCAGGCGCGGGTGAGCGTGCTGCGGGCGGTCGGCGAGGTCCGGGTGGCGGTGCTCACCGACGGTGAACCCGGGGAAACTCCGGCGGGCTCGCCCCGCGTCGGGGTCGAGTGCCACACACTGGGGGAGCGGCTGTGGATGGAGGCGAAATGGCGTGCGGAACCGAGTTGA
- a CDS encoding response regulator transcription factor, translated as MACGTELTAVVIDDHPAVRAGVVHWLSSGSPPIRVLAEGEDVRVAWIGEGAEADVVILDLHLNSTTPAMGDLRRLTEAGRRVVVYSMRADDEIALQCLELGALCYLTKAEGDQHLVEAVRAAGGDRAYTPPSLAGALAGDRSERRPALSARETEVLIEWFQSESKEFVAHRLGISPNTVNSHLERIRIKYAQIGREAPTKAALVARAIQDGLIGVSDL; from the coding sequence ATGGCGTGCGGAACCGAGTTGACCGCGGTGGTCATCGACGATCACCCGGCCGTGCGGGCGGGGGTGGTGCACTGGCTGTCCTCGGGCAGCCCGCCGATCCGCGTGCTCGCCGAGGGCGAGGACGTGCGCGTCGCCTGGATCGGTGAGGGCGCCGAGGCCGACGTGGTCATCCTCGACCTGCACCTGAACAGCACCACCCCGGCGATGGGCGACCTCCGGCGGCTCACCGAGGCGGGCAGGCGGGTGGTGGTCTACTCGATGCGCGCGGACGACGAGATCGCGCTGCAGTGCCTCGAACTCGGCGCGCTCTGCTACCTGACCAAGGCCGAAGGCGACCAGCACCTGGTCGAGGCGGTCCGCGCGGCCGGTGGTGACCGGGCGTACACCCCGCCCTCGCTGGCCGGGGCACTGGCGGGTGACCGCTCGGAGCGGCGGCCCGCGCTCTCGGCCCGCGAGACCGAGGTGCTCATCGAATGGTTCCAGTCGGAGTCGAAGGAGTTCGTCGCGCACCGGCTGGGCATCTCCCCCAATACGGTGAACTCGCACCTGGAACGCATCCGGATCAAGTACGCGCAGATCGGCCGGGAGGCGCCGACGAAGGCGGCGCTGGTGGCCAGGGCGATCCAGGATGGGCTGATCGGCGTAAGCGATTTGTGA
- a CDS encoding SDR family NAD(P)-dependent oxidoreductase, with protein sequence MAKTVVVTGGTDGIGAALVRALAERGDRAVVLGRNRERGARLVREGAGLVSFLETDLSLMSNTREAAKEIAATHPAIDGLVFCARFFQTHRTVTAEGLEHNFALFYLSRAVLGEGLAGVLGDHAVVINVAGPGHDTPIAWDDLQSTRHYDGVRAMFQAGRLNDLLGVDFAAKHPGIAYVLFHPGTTATGFAGDYDPATAAFIEQQKAQAKPATDVVPPLLALLDGPPRNSLSAFHLRTELTMRDDSADAARLARLTSSR encoded by the coding sequence ATGGCGAAGACAGTGGTGGTCACTGGGGGCACGGATGGGATCGGGGCCGCGCTCGTGCGGGCGCTGGCCGAGCGCGGCGACCGGGCGGTGGTGCTCGGGCGCAACCGGGAGCGCGGCGCGCGGCTCGTCCGCGAGGGCGCCGGGCTGGTCAGCTTTCTCGAAACCGATCTCAGCCTCATGTCGAACACGCGGGAGGCAGCCAAGGAAATCGCGGCTACCCACCCGGCGATCGACGGGCTCGTTTTCTGCGCGCGGTTCTTCCAGACGCACCGGACGGTCACCGCGGAGGGACTGGAGCACAACTTCGCGTTGTTCTACCTGAGCCGCGCCGTGCTCGGCGAGGGGTTGGCCGGGGTGCTGGGCGACCACGCCGTGGTGATCAACGTGGCCGGGCCGGGGCACGACACCCCGATCGCCTGGGACGACCTGCAGAGCACCCGCCACTACGACGGGGTGCGCGCGATGTTCCAGGCCGGGCGGCTCAACGACCTGCTCGGCGTCGACTTCGCCGCGAAGCACCCCGGAATCGCGTACGTGCTGTTCCACCCCGGCACCACGGCGACCGGGTTCGCCGGGGACTACGACCCGGCCACGGCCGCGTTCATCGAACAGCAGAAGGCACAGGCGAAACCGGCCACCGACGTGGTCCCACCCCTGCTGGCATTGCTGGACGGGCCGCCGCGGAACTCGCTCAGCGCGTTCCACCTGCGCACCGAGCTCACGATGCGCGACGATTCCGCCGACGCGGCCCGTCTCGCCAGGCTTACTTCTTCCAGGTGA
- a CDS encoding carbonic anhydrase, with protein MTVTDDLLANNARYAETFSGPLPLPPAKQIAVLACMDARINVYGVLGLHEGEAHVIRNAGGVVTEDEIRSLAISQRLLGTKEIVLIHHTDCGMLTFTDDEFKKSIQEEVGVKPPWAAEAFADLDADVRQSIARIRNSPFIPVKDSVRGFVFDVATGRLAEVS; from the coding sequence ATGACTGTCACGGACGACTTGCTCGCCAACAACGCGCGCTACGCCGAAACCTTCTCCGGTCCGCTGCCGCTGCCGCCCGCCAAGCAGATCGCGGTGCTCGCGTGCATGGACGCCCGGATCAACGTCTACGGCGTGCTGGGCCTGCACGAGGGGGAGGCGCACGTCATCCGCAACGCCGGCGGCGTGGTCACCGAGGACGAGATCCGGTCGCTGGCGATCAGCCAGCGGCTGCTCGGCACCAAGGAGATCGTGCTGATCCACCACACCGACTGCGGCATGCTCACCTTCACCGACGACGAGTTCAAGAAGTCGATCCAGGAGGAGGTCGGCGTCAAGCCGCCGTGGGCCGCGGAGGCCTTCGCCGACCTGGACGCCGACGTCCGCCAGTCGATCGCGCGGATCCGGAACAGCCCGTTCATCCCGGTCAAGGATTCCGTGCGTGGCTTCGTTTTCGACGTCGCCACCGGCAGGCTCGCCGAGGTCTCCTAG